In Mastomys coucha isolate ucsf_1 unplaced genomic scaffold, UCSF_Mcou_1 pScaffold5, whole genome shotgun sequence, one genomic interval encodes:
- the Psmb3 gene encoding proteasome subunit beta type-3, with the protein MSIMSYNGGAVMAMKGKNCVAIAADRRFGIQAQMVTTDFQKIFPMGDRLYIGLAGLATDVQTVAQRLKFRLNLYELKEGRQIKPYTLMSMVANLLYEKRFGPYYTEPVIAGLDPKTFKPFICSLDLIGCPMVTDDFVVSGTCSEQMYGMCESLWEPNMDPEHLFETISQAMLNAVDRDAVSGMGVIVHIIEKDKITTRTLKARMD; encoded by the exons ATG TCTATTATGTCCTATAATGGAGGGGCCGTCATGGCCATGAAGGGAAAGAACTGTGTGGCCATCGCTGCAGACAGGCGTTTCGGAATCCAGGCCCAGATGGTGACCACGGACTTCCAGAAGATCTTTCCCATGGGTGACAGGCTCTACATAGGCCTGGCCGGCCTGGCCACTGACGTCCAGACAGT tgccCAGCGTCTCAAGTTCCGACTGAACCTGTATGAGCTGAAGGAAGGTCGGCAGATCAAGCCTTACACCCTCATGAGCATGGTGGCCAACCTCTTGTATGAGAAGCG GTTTGGCCCCTACTACACAGAGCCTGTCATTGCTGGCCTGGACCCGAAGACCTTTAAACCCTTCATTTGCTCTCTGGACCTCATTGGCTGTCCCATGGTGACCGATGACTTCGTAGTCAGTGGTACCTGCTCGGAACAAATGTATGGGATGTGTGAGTCTCTCTGGGAGCCCAACATG GACCCAGAACACCTGTTTGAAACCATTTCTCAGGCCATGCTGAATGCGGTGGACCGGGATGCCGTGTCAGGCATGGGCGTTATTGTCCACATCAT TGAGAAAGACAAGATCACCACCAGGACACTGAAGGCCCGGATGGACTAA